One window of Hymenobacter sp. BRD128 genomic DNA carries:
- a CDS encoding DUF2945 domain-containing protein — MRKGTKVSWKYGTGTATGKIESVHKEAITVKIKGHDIHRNGSADDPALVIVQDNGDKVLKLQSEVKPVK, encoded by the coding sequence ATGCGCAAGGGCACTAAAGTCAGCTGGAAGTACGGCACCGGCACGGCCACCGGCAAAATCGAGTCGGTGCACAAAGAAGCTATTACCGTCAAAATCAAGGGCCACGACATTCACCGCAACGGCTCGGCCGACGACCCGGCCCTGGTGATTGTGCAAGACAATGGCGACAAAGTATTAAAGCTGCAAAGCGAAGTAAAACCGGTAAAATGA
- a CDS encoding RICIN domain-containing protein: protein MALSAVAQTPVAPDSRALYGLINRASGRCLDVARAATTSGAPAVQWEFTHAPSQQWHLVLIREGGEYYRLEAKHSGQCLTLEVSALAPSGANTPLVQRPFTGGLGQQWRLVPTGQAGSFQLENRLDGRVATLAVNDRFNNTAIVAARSVGRLSQQWRLFQLQLKLASGPPYFAAPEPLAAVNSPTGSELQPVPAPDGKTLYFTRTRFAGNVEGVAESGDTWLSQSTDQGRTWGAPTHLDAPAGLNTAQNNAVQAVVGPAASPALLVRGAYDAAGFRDEGVSRVAVAGGGRPVALRIAGYSSTSPATGFFMTPDEKILLLSLERDDSQGANDLYVSRPDGAGGYTAPVSLGAVVNSPGYEFAPWLEADGKTLYFASYGHMGYGSADIFVSQRLDESWTRWSQPENLGPRFNGPGYDAFFALGPDGTAYYASTGTKDTAPKKLFRTPVGPPPVPDSAAVAQAAAAAANPLGQARALLTGRVLDARTNKPLAGGAEVQALMIGGPIDFRSTARADQVGFQMSLAPGRYRLTTTAGLLTRIDTLTVRAGESRRYEPRLTPATVGSRLDLPAIIFTQSQAKLLGSSYATLNTLANSMKENPSLEIRLEGHTDNQGPADKNQVLSEQRVAEVKRYLVGRGVAESRITTIGYGGSRPKFSNDREETRKLNRRVELVITK from the coding sequence TTGGCACTTTCCGCCGTTGCCCAAACGCCCGTGGCGCCCGATAGCCGGGCCCTCTACGGCCTCATCAACCGCGCCAGTGGGCGCTGCCTCGACGTGGCCAGGGCTGCTACCACCAGCGGCGCCCCCGCCGTGCAGTGGGAGTTCACCCACGCGCCCAGCCAGCAGTGGCACCTGGTGCTTATCCGCGAAGGTGGCGAGTACTACCGCCTCGAAGCTAAGCACAGCGGCCAGTGCCTGACCCTGGAAGTGAGCGCCTTAGCCCCGAGCGGCGCCAACACACCGCTGGTGCAGCGGCCTTTTACGGGCGGCCTGGGCCAGCAGTGGCGCCTGGTGCCCACCGGCCAGGCGGGCTCGTTTCAGCTCGAAAACCGGCTCGATGGCCGCGTAGCGACCCTGGCGGTCAACGACAGATTTAATAATACGGCCATTGTGGCGGCGCGCAGCGTGGGGCGCCTCAGCCAGCAGTGGCGCCTGTTTCAGCTGCAGCTGAAGCTAGCCAGCGGGCCGCCCTACTTTGCCGCGCCCGAGCCGCTGGCGGCCGTCAACTCGCCTACGGGCAGTGAGCTGCAGCCGGTGCCCGCACCCGATGGCAAGACCTTGTATTTTACCCGCACCCGCTTTGCCGGCAACGTGGAGGGCGTGGCCGAGAGCGGCGACACTTGGCTGAGCCAGAGCACTGACCAGGGCCGCACCTGGGGCGCACCTACCCACCTCGATGCCCCGGCCGGCCTCAACACGGCCCAGAACAACGCCGTGCAGGCCGTGGTAGGTCCGGCCGCTAGCCCCGCGCTACTGGTGCGCGGCGCCTACGACGCGGCCGGCTTTCGCGATGAGGGCGTGTCGCGGGTGGCCGTCGCGGGCGGTGGCCGGCCGGTGGCGCTGCGCATTGCCGGATATTCCTCCACCAGCCCGGCCACCGGCTTTTTTATGACGCCCGACGAGAAAATCCTGCTCTTGTCATTGGAGCGCGACGACTCGCAAGGCGCTAACGACCTGTACGTGAGCCGCCCCGATGGGGCGGGCGGCTACACCGCGCCCGTGAGCCTGGGCGCGGTCGTCAACTCGCCGGGCTACGAGTTTGCGCCCTGGCTGGAGGCCGATGGCAAAACGCTGTACTTCGCTTCCTACGGCCACATGGGCTACGGCTCGGCTGATATTTTCGTGAGCCAGCGCCTCGACGAAAGCTGGACGCGCTGGAGCCAGCCCGAAAACCTGGGCCCGCGCTTCAACGGCCCCGGCTACGACGCCTTCTTCGCGCTGGGCCCCGACGGCACGGCCTACTACGCCAGCACCGGCACCAAAGACACGGCGCCCAAAAAGCTGTTTCGCACGCCGGTAGGCCCGCCGCCGGTGCCCGACTCGGCGGCCGTGGCGCAGGCGGCGGCGGCGGCCGCCAACCCGCTGGGCCAGGCGCGCGCCCTGCTCACGGGCCGCGTGCTCGATGCCCGCACCAACAAGCCGCTGGCAGGTGGCGCCGAAGTGCAGGCCCTGATGATAGGCGGCCCCATCGACTTTCGCAGCACGGCCCGGGCCGACCAGGTGGGCTTCCAGATGTCGCTAGCCCCCGGCCGCTACCGCCTGACGACTACGGCCGGCCTCCTCACCCGCATCGACACCCTGACGGTGCGGGCCGGTGAGTCGCGCCGCTACGAGCCGCGCCTCACGCCCGCCACCGTGGGCTCGCGCCTCGACCTGCCCGCCATCATCTTCACCCAGAGCCAGGCCAAGCTCCTGGGCTCGTCCTACGCCACGCTCAACACGCTGGCCAATTCGATGAAAGAGAATCCGAGCCTGGAAATCCGCCTCGAAGGCCATACCGATAACCAGGGGCCGGCCGATAAAAACCAGGTGCTCAGCGAGCAGCGCGTGGCCGAGGTGAAGCGCTACCTTGTGGGCCGGGGCGTGGCCGAAAGCCGCATCACCACCATTGGCTACGGCGGCTCGCGCCCCAAATTCAGCAACGACCGCGAGGAAACCCGCAAGCTCAACCGCCGCGTCGAGCTCGTCATTACGAAGTAG